The following proteins come from a genomic window of Sorghum bicolor cultivar BTx623 chromosome 3, Sorghum_bicolor_NCBIv3, whole genome shotgun sequence:
- the LOC8085813 gene encoding kinesin-like protein KIN-14B isoform X2 — protein MDGKSGKTVQSLPDTLSSLMGLKYLTPSWIESVSHIIEELSPTKPKMKVMVHTAQNICPDDTESDAKVAKIQEELVLLNAKLKQITLQKRQSLNNYLDLKGNIRVFCRVRPFHHEEDYQSGTLFTLDESNVFLKVAETKIKQYKFDKVFNQCSTQGDVFAEVEPVVKSALDGYNVCIFAYGQTGSGKTYTMEGKPTDLGVIPRAIQALFDRTSESNRRFLFTFSMLEIYMGNLRDLLVPGSKTQGFKKVPSLSIKTDPDGGIEIENLVAVTVNSFQEVKRLYEVGTRFRSTASTMANSTSSRSHCLIRIALTSFDAPERKRARNKLWMIDLGGSERLVKTKATGKRLKEGKAINLSLSALGDVIDALQTKKSHVPYRNSKLTQVLRDSIGCESKTLMLVHIRPNEDDLCETICTLGFATRVRSIRLENEEPQEVKARKKHLLMELEQEISDLEQECEGIIRKIKKLKETIEHFKGPQPSVETNFDISHPSSEEMKTDMSKNTRNSKNQRDVSSRLPRFMKQTASSQHRIGLNKHIPVSNKTKPPVPPKRRPSSVYAESVRLPVNAVTWQSECSSECSISMTSDMNWVPSIQDGTECSQDTSEYETKQVIFSEHEKPPQDQVISFAESAKTQDKTEEMGIIDIDSWIHQQIIENTGICHSKRMLDITEDEESDLNLPTQNVEDIKETRALNQFTRTELYTPPSKELCSNVKMKEHKNEKLACHGNCRRSLQEELGNWKPEQPDKEPKAVPNMQPEDKFHIGKLTKFIRALRTAWIGALLGLGNMNLGLEQDFFKSLTL, from the exons atggatggcaaatcagggaaAACAGTGCAGAGTTTGCCTGATACACTGTCATCCCTCATGGGGCTCAAGTACCTCACACCCAGCTGGATTGAATCGGTGTCTCACATCATCGAGGAGTTGTCACCAACCAAACCAAAGATGAAAGTAATGGTTCACACGGCTCAAAATATCTGTCCTGATGATACAGAATCAGATGCTAAAGTTGCAAAGATTCAAG AGGAACTGGTTTTGCTGAATGCTAAACTAAAGCAGATAACATTGCAGAAGAGGCAGTCACTAAATAACTATTTGGATCTCAAAG GAAATATAAGGGTGTTCTGTCGTGTAAGGCCTTTTCACCATGAAGAGGATTATCAATCCGGAACTCTGTTCACCCTGGATGAGAGTAATGTATTCCTAAAAGTTGCTGAAACCAAGATAAAGCAATACAAGTTTGACAAGGTTTTCAACCAATGCTCAACACAAG GTGATGTATTTGCTGAAGTTGAACCAGTGGTAAAATCTGCTTTAGATGGCTATAATGTTTGCATATTTGCCTATGGTCAGACAGGTAGTGGGAAAACTTATACCATG GAAGGCAAGCCTACAGATTTAGGTGTCATACCACGTGCGATTCAAGCACTGTTTGATCGAACTTCAGAGAGCAACAGAAGATTTCTGTTCACTTTCAGTATGCTCGAGATATATATGGGAAATTTGCGAGACCTGCTAGTTCCAGGAAGCAAGACACAGGGTTTTAAGAAAGTACCAAG CCTTTCCATCAAAACAGATCCTGATGGTGGCATCGAGATTGAAAACCTAGTGGCAGTTACTGTCAATAGTTTTCAAGAAGTGAAAAGACTATATGAAGTGGGGACCCGCTTTAGATCAACAGCTTCCACTATGGCTAATTCTACATCAAGCAGATCTCACTG TTTGATTCGTATTGCATTGACCTCATTTGACGCCCCAGAGAGAAAAAGGGCAAGAAACAAATTATGGATGATTGATCTAGGTGGAAGTGAAAGGCTTGTAAAGACAAAGGCAACTGGAAAAAGACTCAAGGAAGGAAAAGCCATAAATCTGTCACTGTCAGCCCTAGGGGATGTGATAGATGCACTACAGACCAAAAAATCACATGTCCCTTATAG GAATAGCAAGCTCACACAAGTTCTTAGAGATTCTATAG GATGTGAGTCCAAAACTCTGATGCTTGTTCATATCCGTCCAAATGAGGATGATTTGTGTGAGACCATCTGTACCTTGGGTTTTGCAACGAGAGTCAGAAGTATTCGCCTGGAAAATGAAGAACCACAA GAAGTAAAAGCACGAAAGAAACATTTGTTAATGGAATTAGAACAGGAGATCAGTGATCTAGAACAAGAATGTGAAGGTATTATTAGAAAGATTAAGAAGCTCAAGGAAACAATTGAGCATTTTAAAGGGCCTCAGCCATCTGTTGAAACAAATTTCGACATTTCGCATCCATCCAGTGAAGAGATGAAAACTGACATGTCAAAGAATACAAGGAATTCAAAGAATCAGAGAGATGTTTCTTCCAGGTTACCAAGGTTTATGAAGCAAACAGCGTCTAGCCAGCACAGGATAGGTTTAAATAAACACATACCTGTTAGTAACAAGACAAAACCACCAGTGCCACCAAAGAGAAGGCCTTCCTCAGTTTATGCTGAGTCTGTAAGGCTGCCAGTAAATGCTGTGACTTGGCAGTCAGAATGCAGTTCTGAATGCAGTATCTCCATGACAAGTGACATGAATTGGGTACCAAGTATACAAGATGGGACAGAATGCAGCCAGGATACATCAGAATACGAGACCAAGCAAGTGATTTTCTCAGAACATGAGAAACCACCACAGGACCAAGTGATTTCATTCGCAGAATCAGCGAAGACGCAGGATAAAACCGAGGAAATGGGCATTATAGACATTGACAGCTGGATTCATCAACAAATCATTGAAAACACTGGCATATGTCACAGTAAAAGGATGCTAGATATTACTGAA gatgaagaaagtgaccTGAACCTCCCCACGCAAAATGTAGAAGATATCAAGGAAACCAGGGCTCTTAATCAATTCACAAGAACAGAATTATACACTCCTCCATCAAAAGAACTTTGCAGCAATGTCAAaatgaaggaacataagaatGAAAAGCTTGCGTGTCATGGAAATTGCAGAAGATCACTGCAGGAAGAGCTCGGCAACTGGAAGCCAGAGCAGCCAGACAAGGAACCAAAAGCTGTTCCTAACATGCAacctgaagacaagttccataTAG
- the LOC8085813 gene encoding kinesin-like protein KIN-14B isoform X1 translates to MDGKSGKTVQSLPDTLSSLMGLKYLTPSWIESVSHIIEELSPTKPKMKVMVHTAQNICPDDTESDAKVAKIQEELVLLNAKLKQITLQKRQSLNNYLDLKGNIRVFCRVRPFHHEEDYQSGTLFTLDESNVFLKVAETKIKQYKFDKVFNQCSTQGDVFAEVEPVVKSALDGYNVCIFAYGQTGSGKTYTMEGKPTDLGVIPRAIQALFDRTSESNRRFLFTFSMLEIYMGNLRDLLVPGSKTQGFKKVPSLSIKTDPDGGIEIENLVAVTVNSFQEVKRLYEVGTRFRSTASTMANSTSSRSHCLIRIALTSFDAPERKRARNKLWMIDLGGSERLVKTKATGKRLKEGKAINLSLSALGDVIDALQTKKSHVPYRNSKLTQVLRDSIGCESKTLMLVHIRPNEDDLCETICTLGFATRVRSIRLENEEPQEVKARKKHLLMELEQEISDLEQECEGIIRKIKKLKETIEHFKGPQPSVETNFDISHPSSEEMKTDMSKNTRNSKNQRDVSSRLPRFMKQTASSQHRIGLNKHIPVSNKTKPPVPPKRRPSSVYAESVRLPVNAVTWQSECSSECSISMTSDMNWVPSIQDGTECSQDTSEYETKQVIFSEHEKPPQDQVISFAESAKTQDKTEEMGIIDIDSWIHQQIIENTGICHSKRMLDITEVNEYETYNSSAASPVQKEMANGSKLSQDEESDLNLPTQNVEDIKETRALNQFTRTELYTPPSKELCSNVKMKEHKNEKLACHGNCRRSLQEELGNWKPEQPDKEPKAVPNMQPEDKFHIGKLTKFIRALRTAWIGALLGLGNMNLGLEQDFFKSLTL, encoded by the exons atggatggcaaatcagggaaAACAGTGCAGAGTTTGCCTGATACACTGTCATCCCTCATGGGGCTCAAGTACCTCACACCCAGCTGGATTGAATCGGTGTCTCACATCATCGAGGAGTTGTCACCAACCAAACCAAAGATGAAAGTAATGGTTCACACGGCTCAAAATATCTGTCCTGATGATACAGAATCAGATGCTAAAGTTGCAAAGATTCAAG AGGAACTGGTTTTGCTGAATGCTAAACTAAAGCAGATAACATTGCAGAAGAGGCAGTCACTAAATAACTATTTGGATCTCAAAG GAAATATAAGGGTGTTCTGTCGTGTAAGGCCTTTTCACCATGAAGAGGATTATCAATCCGGAACTCTGTTCACCCTGGATGAGAGTAATGTATTCCTAAAAGTTGCTGAAACCAAGATAAAGCAATACAAGTTTGACAAGGTTTTCAACCAATGCTCAACACAAG GTGATGTATTTGCTGAAGTTGAACCAGTGGTAAAATCTGCTTTAGATGGCTATAATGTTTGCATATTTGCCTATGGTCAGACAGGTAGTGGGAAAACTTATACCATG GAAGGCAAGCCTACAGATTTAGGTGTCATACCACGTGCGATTCAAGCACTGTTTGATCGAACTTCAGAGAGCAACAGAAGATTTCTGTTCACTTTCAGTATGCTCGAGATATATATGGGAAATTTGCGAGACCTGCTAGTTCCAGGAAGCAAGACACAGGGTTTTAAGAAAGTACCAAG CCTTTCCATCAAAACAGATCCTGATGGTGGCATCGAGATTGAAAACCTAGTGGCAGTTACTGTCAATAGTTTTCAAGAAGTGAAAAGACTATATGAAGTGGGGACCCGCTTTAGATCAACAGCTTCCACTATGGCTAATTCTACATCAAGCAGATCTCACTG TTTGATTCGTATTGCATTGACCTCATTTGACGCCCCAGAGAGAAAAAGGGCAAGAAACAAATTATGGATGATTGATCTAGGTGGAAGTGAAAGGCTTGTAAAGACAAAGGCAACTGGAAAAAGACTCAAGGAAGGAAAAGCCATAAATCTGTCACTGTCAGCCCTAGGGGATGTGATAGATGCACTACAGACCAAAAAATCACATGTCCCTTATAG GAATAGCAAGCTCACACAAGTTCTTAGAGATTCTATAG GATGTGAGTCCAAAACTCTGATGCTTGTTCATATCCGTCCAAATGAGGATGATTTGTGTGAGACCATCTGTACCTTGGGTTTTGCAACGAGAGTCAGAAGTATTCGCCTGGAAAATGAAGAACCACAA GAAGTAAAAGCACGAAAGAAACATTTGTTAATGGAATTAGAACAGGAGATCAGTGATCTAGAACAAGAATGTGAAGGTATTATTAGAAAGATTAAGAAGCTCAAGGAAACAATTGAGCATTTTAAAGGGCCTCAGCCATCTGTTGAAACAAATTTCGACATTTCGCATCCATCCAGTGAAGAGATGAAAACTGACATGTCAAAGAATACAAGGAATTCAAAGAATCAGAGAGATGTTTCTTCCAGGTTACCAAGGTTTATGAAGCAAACAGCGTCTAGCCAGCACAGGATAGGTTTAAATAAACACATACCTGTTAGTAACAAGACAAAACCACCAGTGCCACCAAAGAGAAGGCCTTCCTCAGTTTATGCTGAGTCTGTAAGGCTGCCAGTAAATGCTGTGACTTGGCAGTCAGAATGCAGTTCTGAATGCAGTATCTCCATGACAAGTGACATGAATTGGGTACCAAGTATACAAGATGGGACAGAATGCAGCCAGGATACATCAGAATACGAGACCAAGCAAGTGATTTTCTCAGAACATGAGAAACCACCACAGGACCAAGTGATTTCATTCGCAGAATCAGCGAAGACGCAGGATAAAACCGAGGAAATGGGCATTATAGACATTGACAGCTGGATTCATCAACAAATCATTGAAAACACTGGCATATGTCACAGTAAAAGGATGCTAGATATTACTGAAGTAAATGAATATGAAACTTACAATTCTAGTGCTGCTTCACCAGTTCAGAAGGAAATGGCTAATGGTTCTAAACTCTCAcaggatgaagaaagtgaccTGAACCTCCCCACGCAAAATGTAGAAGATATCAAGGAAACCAGGGCTCTTAATCAATTCACAAGAACAGAATTATACACTCCTCCATCAAAAGAACTTTGCAGCAATGTCAAaatgaaggaacataagaatGAAAAGCTTGCGTGTCATGGAAATTGCAGAAGATCACTGCAGGAAGAGCTCGGCAACTGGAAGCCAGAGCAGCCAGACAAGGAACCAAAAGCTGTTCCTAACATGCAacctgaagacaagttccataTAG